The Lewinellaceae bacterium nucleotide sequence TGCGATTATTTCCCCTTTATTCTCCATCAAGGCTGCCAGATGCAGCGTTTTTCCCCCCGCTCCTGCGCAGGCATCCACTACTTTCATCCCGGGCTGTACCTCCAAAAAAGGAGCGATCTGCTGGGAACCGAAATCCTGAACTTCAAAAAGCCCCTGTCGAAAAGATTTCAGGGTGCCCAGTTTCCTTCTCTTTTCTAAAACAAGGGCCTCCTCCCCTATTGACCGGGCTTCCACTTCTTCCTTTTTCAACTGCACCAAAAGGTCTTTGGCATTGGTCTTCAATGTATTGGCCCGCAGGATCAGCGGAGCATTTTCGTTCAGGGTATGGAGGATTTTCGTCCATAATTCGTCCCCCAGTTCAGCAGCAGCCTGTTCATCCAGCCATTCCGGGATGGAGGCCGCAATGCTCCTTTTTTCTTCTAATAGGCCAAAACGTTCCAAAATTTTATCCGCCTCCAAATCCTTAAATTCTTCCCACGGGGGCAAACTTTTTTGTTGGATAATTTGAAGAATCCCGAACAACCTCCACCAGTCTTTTTCTGACTCCGGTTCCCCCCCGCTTATCTCATACAACAAACGATACCAACGGATGATCTCGTATATACTCTCCGCAATAAAACGACGATCACGGCTTCCCCATCGGCTGTCCGATTTGAGCATTTGTTCTACTACCGTTCCTGCATGTTCTCCCTCCTGAAATATACTTTGCAGGGCCTTTACAACGGACTGGATTAAATTTGGGTAATACCTCATTTTATGTTTTAGATCGGAATGTTGTGTTATTTAATTTTTACGGTTCAAAACTAATAAAAGAATAGAGAATAGTGAGAATTGTGTTTCAATTTACCCGTTTGGAAGAGCATATTATTTTTTTAAGCCCGGATAAATAGCAGGATATTTTTTAAAAATTTTATACTGCTCCTATCAGATAATATCATTTTTATTATTGAATTTATCCCAATTATTAAACAGAAATTAGGATTTATCTCTTATCTATGAGGTTGTTAATAATTTATCCCCGTAATCCTAACCTAAAAATGCTATTAAATTGAACGCTGAAGAAATATTAAAAAGGGGCCGTGAAATCACTAAAAGCCCTATTCGTAAGCCAAATATTGGCAAGTTAAACGACGCCTATGCCGCTTTAAAAAGCAGCACCCCCAAGTCCTTCCTTTTATCCGAAAAGGCCAAAGAAGTATTGCCGAACGGATCCCAGCATACCCTTCCTCTCTCGGATCCCTATCCTTTCTTTATGAAAAAAGGGATGGGAAGTATACTGGTGGATGTGGATGGCAATTCATTTATCGACTATATTTTGAGCGGCGGTGCCATTATCCTCGGCCACAACGACGAAGGCCTGGTCAGTACCATTCATGAATTATTAACTCAAAAAACACATTTCCACGGTCATTTTGATGCTTTGGAAATCGCGGCAGCCGAAAAAATAATTTCTTTTTTCCCGTCCATTGAAAAAGTGCGCTTCACCTCCAGCGGCAGTGAAGCCAACGCAGCAGCCGTGAAAATAGCCCGGTCGGTAACCGGCAAAAAAAAGCTGATCAAGTTCATGGGGAATTATCATGGCTGGGGCAATGAATTCCTGGTAGATGTGGAAGTGCCCGGCTCCGGAAAGTTCATTTCCCAGGGTATTCCCGATGAATTCATGGACCAGACAGTGCTGGTGCCACAAAATAATCCGGAGGCATTGGAAGCGGCTTTTAAAACTCTTGAAAACAAAGGCGGTGTCGCCGCTGTCATTTGCGAACCCATGGGTGCGGAGTCCGGTCTTATTCCATTTGAAGAAGGTTTTCATGAACAAGCGATCGAAATAGCCCACAGGTACGGTGCACTTTACATTTTTGATGAGGTAGTTACCGGTTTTCGGATGGGCATCGGGGGCGCCCAAAAATGGCTGGGCATCACGCCTGACCTCACCACCCTGGGGAAAGGAATGATGAATGGTTTTCCTTCCTGCGGAGCTGTGGGCGGGAAAAAGGAAATTATGGATGCCGCCAGTACCGGGCTGCCCATGAAACAACCCTATACCTTTATTGGAGGAACCCTTGCCGGGAATACGCTTTCCATGGCAGCCTGCCATTATGTGGTTTCCTCCCTCCTGGATTATAATCTGCTTGAAAAGGCCGCATCGACAGCGGATGATGTTACCAGGAAACTGAACGACCTTTTTGATTCCGGTGACACCGGTTTCTTTGCCTATAATTTTGGAAACATTCTTCGTGTGGAAATGACGGCGCCTCATGCTGTTGAGATCACCTCTCAGGAAGCCATGCATGAGGTCGTCATGCGCAGGAAGATCCTTTCAGCTTATTCCGTCATGATTTCAAGTGCGGGTGTGCTTTCCCGGATGGGGAGGGATTTTGTGAGTTGCGCCCATTCTACGGCGGATAACGACCGGTACGTGGCAGCTTACAAAAAGCTCATTGACGCATTGGATGGATAAACAACACTTCAAAGAAAATTCATTCCTTTAAGACTTTTTGAATGGACTTTTTAATTTCAACTTTACATAGGTCCTCCTGAACAAAGCGATCCATTCATGGAAGATCAAATAAATAAAATTTCGGTTGGTCGGATTTTCCGTTAACCCATAAACGGGCGGTTCCGCCTCTCTTTCGAAAGTTCCGAATAACCTGTCGAACAGAATCAGGGTGTTCCCGTAATTTTTATTGACATACATTGGATTGGAACCATGGTGCACCCGGTGATGGGACGGAGTATTCAGGACTTCCTCCAAAATACCCAGTTTGGGAATGACCGTGGTATGCTGGAGGAAATTGAAAAGAAAACAATACGTTTGAACGGAAAGGATAGCCATCGGTTCAAACCCCATGAGGGGCAGTGGGATCCAGAATAAAAAATGGTAGGTTGCCCCAATATAGGTCCTTTTGCTTTTTATAGCTGTAAATGGCCTCTCCAATGATGGTTAAGACGATAAGAAATAACAAATAAGAAGTAATTTTCTCCATCATAAAAGGCTGAAATCTATTTTCACAAAAGTTAAAAATAGGCTTTTTATTTTAATCGGAATGTTTCAAGGCAGGATGGGTGGGTTGATCTTTGATGAAATGGAAATGAAAGGGCCTGTAAGAACGAAGAAATGGCATTGAAAAAAAATTATGCCGGGATTGGATTGGAGCATGTCAAATTAGCACTGTTCCTCAATTCAACTGGAAGAAGGCGTGATTTTTAGTTTAGGCCAATGATTTTGGTTGGAACAGGAATTGGATAGTCCGGGAAGATGATTACCAGAAGGTATCGATCAGTTTTAGTATGTAACTTGGGGTTGTGACCAAATGAATGTCATTACCCTTTATCACAATAGGTTGCATAATGACATCGGGGTTTTGCTTGATGACCTTTAGCCAGTCCTCTTTCCCCAGGCTGGATTCTCCATACCTCTTTTTGAAAGAAGGGTGCTCGGTGAGCACTAAATCCTGAACGTCCAATTTTAACTTTTCTGCAATTTTCAACCATTGGGTTGGTGTCGGGGATGTTTTGGTGATGTCCAGTGCCAGAATGGAATGAGGAGTTTGCTGGGCATAAGCGAGAACCTGGCGCCCTCCACGAGTACGAGGATTGTAATATATGGTAATTTGAGTTCTGCCGGCTGTGAATTTTTTCATCTTTTTTTGTTTTTGATAAAAAATGGGAAAACCGGATACCCGCGAAAAGCGGATACCCTGGATTACCCTATGTAAAACAGGTATTGA carries:
- a CDS encoding RsmB/NOP family class I SAM-dependent RNA methyltransferase, translating into MRYYPNLIQSVVKALQSIFQEGEHAGTVVEQMLKSDSRWGSRDRRFIAESIYEIIRWYRLLYEISGGEPESEKDWWRLFGILQIIQQKSLPPWEEFKDLEADKILERFGLLEEKRSIAASIPEWLDEQAAAELGDELWTKILHTLNENAPLILRANTLKTNAKDLLVQLKKEEVEARSIGEEALVLEKRRKLGTLKSFRQGLFEVQDFGSQQIAPFLEVQPGMKVVDACAGAGGKTLHLAALMENKGEIIALDVQRDKLKELKKRTTRNGVSIIHSHLISKEIVEGLYDSADRLLLDVPCTGTGVLKRKPDAKWKLSAKKLEEVRKTQVEILDRYSGMVKVGGKMVYATCSIFPSENEEQVRHFLTRHPGKFELKKEQTIHPGEHCDGFYMALLGRIE
- a CDS encoding aminotransferase class III-fold pyridoxal phosphate-dependent enzyme → MNAEEILKRGREITKSPIRKPNIGKLNDAYAALKSSTPKSFLLSEKAKEVLPNGSQHTLPLSDPYPFFMKKGMGSILVDVDGNSFIDYILSGGAIILGHNDEGLVSTIHELLTQKTHFHGHFDALEIAAAEKIISFFPSIEKVRFTSSGSEANAAAVKIARSVTGKKKLIKFMGNYHGWGNEFLVDVEVPGSGKFISQGIPDEFMDQTVLVPQNNPEALEAAFKTLENKGGVAAVICEPMGAESGLIPFEEGFHEQAIEIAHRYGALYIFDEVVTGFRMGIGGAQKWLGITPDLTTLGKGMMNGFPSCGAVGGKKEIMDAASTGLPMKQPYTFIGGTLAGNTLSMAACHYVVSSLLDYNLLEKAASTADDVTRKLNDLFDSGDTGFFAYNFGNILRVEMTAPHAVEITSQEAMHEVVMRRKILSAYSVMISSAGVLSRMGRDFVSCAHSTADNDRYVAAYKKLIDALDG
- a CDS encoding sterol desaturase family protein; amino-acid sequence: MGFEPMAILSVQTYCFLFNFLQHTTVIPKLGILEEVLNTPSHHRVHHGSNPMYVNKNYGNTLILFDRLFGTFEREAEPPVYGLTENPTNRNFIYLIFHEWIALFRRTYVKLKLKSPFKKS